TGattgtcttttttctttacataaaATTAGTtacacaaacaaacagaaaagCAAAAATTGAACTAACAGAAAAGATGGGTCCTCTCCTTCATGCTGACAGTCCGATCTCCTGATCGCTTCAGTATTCATTTTCTTTAAATCTAAAATATTTTCTTTGCAGTGACAAAATCCATACCAGATCCTTATTTTAATAACCAGATCCTTCATCATGTCCGATCATaacggatcctccatcttgaccaaacacaccggatcctccatcttgaccaaacacaccggatcctccatcttgaccaaaCACACCAGACCCTCCATCTTGACCAAACACcccagatcctccatcttgaccgaacaccccggatcctccatcttgaccgaacacaccggatcctccatcttgaccgaacacaccggatcctccatcttgaccgaacacaccagatcctccatcttgaccgaacacaccggatcctccatcttgaccgaacacaccggatcctccatcttgaccgaacacaccggatcctccatcttaaccgaacacaccagatccttcatcttgaccaaACACGCCAGATCCCTTAGCTTGACCAAACACACCGGATCCTTCATTGTGTgcagatcctccatcttgaccaaacacaccggatcctccatcttgaccgaacacaccggatcctccatcttgaccgaacacaccggatcctccatcttgaccgaacacaccggatcctccatctttaccgaacacaccggatcctccatcttgaccgaacacaccggatcctccatcttgaccgaacacaccagatccttcatcttggcCAAACACGCCAGATCCCTCAGCTTGACCAAACACACCAGATCCTTCATTGTgtgcagatccttcatcttgaccaaacacaccagatccttcatcttgaccaatcactccagatccttcatcttgaccaatcactccagatccttcatcttgaccatGTACACCAGATCCCCATTCCTGCACTAAAAGAATAAGAAGTTAGCAGCCATCAGCATAATTGATAACCCCCATAAAAATTGACTACACAAAGGACTAAGCACAATTAAAATATAGAATAGAGCAAAGGGGGAAACGTACTAAAAGTGTCATAGAGTGCATGGATATACTAATTTGTGAAAATGGTACAAGCTGCAGAGAATTTATCAAAATGGCAGACATGGGCTTGCAAATTTTCTGCAACTTGGTAGGCCTGTGAGATATCATTGTAATTCTTATTCCACCTCTTAGCCAGTATAGATTACATTTTTCATATCTAAGCACACAGCATGAGGTCAGAATCTATAACAGAATTATATTTAATTTATGTTGTAAGTGAACCATCCGAACAAAAGCCCATCTCCTTGAGAAGACCACCCCTCATACAGACCAGATTTCTCGTGACAGATATTCAGTTACAGCATAGATTATGCATACTGATGATCTTTGAAAAGACCACTTCCTAGAAGACCATTTTTCTACGTAAGTTTGGATGATCCTCTCAAAGATGTTTCACTGAATATATTTTCTTACACGATTTCTGAAATGCTAaatacttttgtaaaaaaaaagacaaaagttttaCAGAGGTGATCCCTTTATTGGCCAACCAGAAGAAGTATTATATATGGGAGCTTTCGAGGTTGTTTAATGCTCCTTCATCAAAACTAATCCGACAATCCTGAAGAGGGAGCCTAAAAAAATAATGTGATTTGTAACTCGCCTATAGGAAAAAGTTTTGTGCAGAAtcagaaaaataggacctgctgcagttTTACTATCTTGGGGCATCACtgttaggtctccttcacacatgtaaatagacccaaatAAATGCTGTATTCCCACATGTTTTGtgtatctcacaatgcacaaagctCACATGAGAAAAacgcccatgtaaataagccctagggctccttcacaagggcgtatCTTACATCAgtaatttgtaagccaaaaccagaagtggagagaaactataatggaaagattcacaTTTCTTGCATAGGAAAACAAGCAAGTGCCGCGGGACTGCTGGagaagacgtgcggcggagcggacagcgcctgttaggtaatgtattgtgcttattgttttatttaatgcatccagggcttattttagagacaAACAATAGGacctcctactgtaaaagttgcatcgcacagcacgaaaaccgcgattttgtgcgatatgaTGTAACAagaaggctccattgggaaacatgggctacaaaacatcgctaatcgtGGCAAAATTCCGCTTGCCGCGATTTTCTTTTCTCGCAATgttgcagcctacaaaacatcgctaatgtgaaggaacccacaggaaagcatgggcttcacatacatgtgatttgtagcactgtcacatcgcgagaaaatcgcacaattttgtcgccagtgtgaaagcggccctaagccacaggcatggcttcataggccacctgcaaTGGCAGCCTTCAGAAGGCTGCCGGCTGCCATCGCAACTGAAGCTCCCCCCTCGTACGGTCCCATAACGGGAAGGTCGTTTGGGATCACTGAACTCTGATgggggcatttaaatgtcgctaTCAGCACTGATGGTGCCTCAGGGACCCCCGTTCCTGTGGGGAGTCCCAGGAGTcagaccctcactaatcagatgGTAAGCGCACTCTCACCTATCAAATAGCCCTCTGATCAGTGAGAATCCAATCAccgagacccccaatgatcacagGAACAGGGGGGCTCGAAGGCCCCGGAATGAAGaaggggctaaaagtaggtgctgCTGATTAATACATGTCAATGAGGCTGCCAGGAGATAGTCGAGCTCTTGCACATGAAACAAGTGGCAAGGCAATGCACACGCTCCATCAATACCCTATTTGGGACGCTCATTCTCATGATTTGCCTGTATGGACacaatgatactaaatatgttttggttttttttaaatgctaatgtgagaaaaagcataaaaatagggtttgttttttcatttttattctttttacattattttgatctttttttacactatttttgtccCTCTAGGGGACTTACACTGTAGTCCCATGGtttgctacgataaggcattgcaggactcctctcctgcaatgccttatcgcttattacagtgatcacaggcacaggtaatacaggatgccggtatctggtgtcctgttgccatggcaacgagCCGGGCTCTCCgagataacatcgcgagagacgtctgaagtcacaaagggagcacgctccctctatgaaccctttcCCTGACGCGATCTACTTTGATCacagcagggaagaggttaacagtggCGGCGCATCTCCGATTGCCGACAAttagtgacagccggcttccgcagccggatagcgcgagatctgtcatgatcttgcgctatccctatgacgtaagggtacgtcattttgcgggaagtaccaccctgccatgacgtacccttacgtcatggggagggaaggggttaaatatatttaatttttgtcAATTATTGTCTGTGcaaaataacctttttatttttccgtcaacatagctcATTTAGTGTGGGACATCCTGTCGTTTTCATTTGAACCATTtctgaatacatacaactttttgatcactttttaatacattttttcttgatgACAGGTTGTCTAAAAAAAGCGCATTAATAgcgttctttacattttttttaagatgacgttcaccgtgcggggtaaataatgtattgctttatcacttagattttttattgtaaatatggcgaaAGAGGTTTTTTTGGAACTTTGATGaccttttttatttgttttacattATCTTTTAGtccctgggggggaggggtgggagcacaacatgcgatgctttgatcacccttacagtatgatataatgctatagcattgcatcatactgctatcTAGCAGGTAGTCTATCTAGCCACCCAGGTAttactatgacagccctgggacctttcagaaggctaTCTCATTGCGGGGAAACCATACGGATACCCAAACATCAGGGGattaaaatgccactgtcagaattattTAAGGTATAAAGAAAAACAAGGTAACTgactttcaaatttttttttcttgcagtggaAGAGCTGAAAAGGAAGTAGAGGAGTTGTAGGGATCAATTTAAAAAGGAGATCTCACGCCAACAAAAGAGTGGAGATGGCGCGTCTCGAAAAAAACCATACTACTTAACACAGAGGCTGATGTTTCTACGACCTCTTCAGGATCTTCGTCCGTATGTATATGCTTTGTGGATGCGATTTCCTTGCCCATTCAGTTTATGTGTCTATGTGTTGCTCCCCATCACTTCCTCCAAGGGCTTCCCGCTGTCAACGCTTCCCGGCATCTGGTTCTCTGcatcctgtagtggcctcacctgactagCAGCACTGCACCTGAGCTAGTCGCTGGTAACCATaaacaatacagccggctccattgaaagcaatgggctgccggacagcgctggatgaattgtcgggaagggcttaaatatataagcccttccctgcaattcatccagaaaagtgttaaaataaaaaatatatatatactcacctgctcccggcagccggagatccgcgcggccggcctacagtgggtgtgaagggggtgtgactcagacttgcccctgattgtctcagcctgagccaatcagaggcaggtcccactcacacccattcatgaattcacgtgGGACGTTTGTCAGCATTATCTACTAATATACTCAAGTGCTAGTAGGACTGACGAACAGCGATCCACTAACAGACTGACAACGGGGAAGGATGTATAGCAAGCGAATGATATCCTGAGTTCTGAGTGTAGAACTCTTTCTTAGACCTACTTGCCTACCACATTGCTTTATCTTTGTATATCAGGAAAAGGCAAACACTATAGGCAGCAAGTGGTAGTAAGTCTCTCTTTTGAGACTTGTACACCTCTACAAAATTTGGAGGTCTATGTGTAGGGCCCTATTTGTGTTTTatatgtgttttaaaaaaattatctcataaaaagatttgtttttataaatttctgt
The Eleutherodactylus coqui strain aEleCoq1 chromosome 11, aEleCoq1.hap1, whole genome shotgun sequence genome window above contains:
- the LOC136581757 gene encoding uncharacterized PE-PGRS family protein PE_PGRS20-like, with amino-acid sequence MGLQLQEWGSGVHGQDEGSGVIGQDEGSGVIGQDEGSGVFGQDEGSAHNEGSGVFGQAEGSGVFGQDEGSGVFGQDGGSGVFGQDGGSDGGSGVFGQDGGSGVFGQDGGSGVFGQDGGSGVFGQDGGSGVFGQDGGSGVFGQDGGSVMIGHDEGSGY